A single Vigna radiata var. radiata cultivar VC1973A chromosome 8, Vradiata_ver6, whole genome shotgun sequence DNA region contains:
- the LOC106772300 gene encoding rRNA biogenesis protein RRP5: MAPHSKRTKDTKVSGDKPKIDNASKKKFKRKERKQNDPVAATKSETLPLQLEDEVPDFPRGGEVFFNPRSDYDKFGGENHTRKTKKNKGRKALSKSNEAVDDWGSLSGGGITGKLPKRVHKVTLKNITPGMKLWGVVAEVNEKDLVVSLPGGLRGLVHASDAVDPIFDDEIEVGEIFLSGVFYVGQLVSCVVLRLDDENKEKGRRKIWLSLRLSLVHKNYNLDVVQEGMVLAAYVKSIEDHGYILHFGVSSFMGFLPKDSSTEGWGGEVKIGKLLQGLVRSIDKVRKVVYLSSDPDTLSKSVTKDLRGLSIDLLVPGMMINARVKSILENGVMLSFLTYFTGTVDLFHLQNIYPGTNWMEKYIQSQKVVSRILFIDPSSRSVGLTLNPHLVQNRAPPSHVKIGDIYDNSKVVRVDKGSGLLLEVPSIPEPTPVFVNISDIAEGEIQKLEKKFKEGNHVRVRILGLRYLEGIATGVLKASALEEEVFTHSDVKPGMVVKAKILSVDSFGAIVQIPGGVKALCPLRHMSELEISKPGKKFKVGAELVFRVLGCKSKRVTVTHKKTLVKSKHGIISSYADATDGLITHGWITKIEVHGCFVRFYNGVHGYAPRFELGLEPGADPGTVYNVGQVVKCRVVSSIPASQRINLSFIIKPTRVSEDDVVTLGRLVSGVVDRITSTNIVVYVNASGFSRGTISTEHLADHHGQAILMNKLLKPGYNFDQLLVLDVKGNNLILSAKTSLIKHAQQIPSDINQIQPNSVVNGYICNLIESGCFVRFLGHLTGFAPRNKAADDQKANILEAYYIGQSVRSNISNVSSETGRVTLSLKQTACSSTDASFIQDYFLMDEKIAKLQNLGSGASDLKWLEGFNIGVVAKGRVKDVTDVGLVLSFEKYSDVFGFITNYQLAGTILESGSEVEALVVDVAKAERLVDLTLKPEFLNSYKESSISRTDKKKRRREASKELVLHQTVKAVVEIVKENYMVVSIPENGYVIGYASISDYNTQRFPHKQYQNGQSVIATVMALPSPETLGRLLLLLNEVNETTSSKRSKKSSYKVGTLVEAEIIDIKMLELKVKFGFGLHGRIHITEVHNGNDLKNPFSSYKIGQTVTARIVAKPNETDGNRKGSQWELSVRPEMVTGSSDIDDVSGNLEFIIGQSVAGYVSKVESEWVWLTISRNVGAKIYILDSATEPSELEDFQNRYLVGQHVSGHVLSFNTEKKLLRLVLHPFSTLLCRTNEVPQINIMDKDLTAYVHEGDILAGRVSKILPGVGGLLVQISPRTYGKVHFTEIADTWVDDPLSGYHEGQFVKCVVLEITHTVKGTTHFDLSLRSSSVKLSQDSADLESVVDANGKCIEKIEDLNLDMIVKGYIKNVTPKGCFIMLSRKIDAKILLSNLSHEYVKEPEKEFPVGKLVSGRVISVEPLSKRVEVTLRTSTVTNTSKSEIVDFSKFHVGDIISGRIKRVESFGLFIAIDNTNMVGLCHVSEISDNQIENIEANYKAGAGVNARILKVDEERHRISLGMKNSYMTDGTLLQIASKEGSDELIEADGMKSITSMHSSLETSNIGSDDEMNQFPILSRSQDRGDIPPLDVSLDDFDQIDVNNANSHSKEHGNEEVIIHEKNKRREKRKAKEEREKQIRAAEERLLEEDVPRTADEFEKLIRSSPNSSFIWINYMDFMISMADVEKARSIAERALMTINVREENEKLNIWKAYFNLENKYGNPREEAVMKIFHRALQYNDPKKVYLALLGMYERTEQHNLADELLNKMAKKFKHSCKVWLRRVQSLLKQNQDGIQPLIDRASLCLPKHKHIKFFSQTAILEFKVGVPDRGRSLFEKILREYPKRTDLWSVYLDQEIQHKDEDIIRALFERAVSLSLPPKKMKFLFKKYLDYEKSQGDDERIESVKRKAMEYVESTMS; the protein is encoded by the exons ATGGCACCGCATTCTAAGAGAACGAAGGACACGAAGGTGTCAGGAGACAAACCGAAAATAGATAACGCctcaaagaaaaaattcaaacgGAAGGAGAGGAAGCAAAACGACCCCGTTGCCGCCACTAAGTCGGAAACACTACCTTTGCAGCTAGAAGACGAGGTTCCAGATTTCCCTCGAG GTGGAGAGGTTTTTTTTAATCCAAGGAGTGATTATGATAAGTTTGGTGGCGAGAATCACACGAGAAAGACGAAGAAGAATAAGGGAAGAAAGGCTTTGAGTAAGAGTAATGAGGCTGTAGATGATTGGGGCTCGCTTTCTGGTGGGGGTATCACCGGAAAGTTGCCAAAGCGCGTGCATAAAGTTACTCTCAAG AATATAACTCCTGGAATGAAGCTTTGGGGAGTTGTTGCTGAAGTAAATGAGAAGGATCTTGTAGTTAGCTTACCAGGCGGTTTACGTGGTTTGGTACACGCATCAGATGCAGTGGATCCTATTTTTGATGACGAGATTGAG GTTGGGGAAATTTTCCTTTCTGGTGTTTTTTATGTTGGGCAACTGGTTTCTTGTGTTGTACTGAgattggatgatgaaaacaaagaaaaaggaagaaggaaaATTTGGCTTTCTTTGCGTCTTTCATTGGTGCACAAGAACTACAACTTGGATGTTGTTCAGGAAGGCATG GTCCTTGCTGCATATGTGAAAAGCATTGAAGATCATGGTTACATTCTTCATTTTGGTGTGTCTTCTTTCATGGGATTCCTACCAAAAGACAGCTCTACtg AAGGCTGGGGCGGTGAAGTAAAAATTGGAAAACTTCTGCAGGGTTTGGTTAGGAGCATTGATAAAGTTCGTAAAGTTGTTTACCTGAGTTCTGATCCTGATACATTGTCCAAAAGTGTG ACAAAAGATCTCAGAGGTTTATCAATTGATCTTCTAGTTCCAGGAATGATGATAAATGCCCGTGTGAAGTCAATCCTTGAGAATGGTGTTATGTTATCGTTTCTCACATACTTCACTGGAACT GTTGATCTGTTTCATTTGCAAAATATTTATCCTGGAACAAACTGGATGGAGAAATACATTCAATCTCAGAAg GTTGTTTCTCGAATATTATTCATTGATCCATCAAGTAGATCTGTTGGTTTGACGCTGAATCCACATCTTGTTCAGAACAGAGCTCCTCCTTCT CATGTTAAAATTGGAGATATATATGACAACTCAAAGGTTGTAAGGGTGGATAAAGGATCTGGACTATTGCTTGAAGTTCCATCAATTCCGGAGCCAACTCCTGTTTTTGTCAAT ATATCAGATATTGCGGAAGGGGAGATCCAAAAGCTCGAGAAGAAGTTCAAGGAAGGAAATCATGTTCGAGTTCGAATTCTTGGGTTAAGATATTTGGAAGGAATTGCAACAGGAGTTTTGAAG GCTAGTGCTTTGGAAGAGGAAGTATTTACTCATTCTGATGTCAAGCCAGGCATGGTGGTGAAGGCTAAGATACTTTCAGTTGATAGCTTTGGTGCTATAGTGCAAATTCCAGGTGGTGTGAAGGCTCTTTGTCCGCTTCGACATATGTCTGAATTGGAAATTTCAAAGCCTGGAAAAAAATTTAAG GTGGGAGCTGAATTAGTTTTCCGTGTGCTCGGTTGCAAGTCGAAGAGAGTGACGGTTACACACAAGAAAACCCTT GTGAAATCGAAACATGGGATTATTAGCTCATATGCTGATGCAACTGATGGTTTGATAACCCATGGATGGATAACAAAAATTGAAGTTCATGGATGCTTTGTACGGTTTTACAATGGGGTGCATGGATATGCTCCTAG ATTTGAACTTGGATTAGAGCCAGGTGCTGATCCAGGTACTGTGTACAATGTTGGACAAGTTGTCAAATGCCGGGTAGTAAGTTCCATTCCTGCTTCACAGAGGATCAACCTTAGTTTCATAATAAAACCCACAAG GGTGTCGGAAGATGATGTGGTTACCTTGGGCAGACTTGTTTCAGGAGTTGTTGACAGAATTACATCCACTAATATAGTTGTTTATGTCAATGCAAGTGGTTTCTCAAGGGGTACAATATCCACAGAGCACTTGGCAGATCATCATG GGCAAGCTATTCTGATGAACAAACTATTGAAACCCGGATATAATTTTGATCAACTGCTGGTTCTAG ATGTTAAGGGAAACAATTTGATTCTGTCTGCGAAAACCTCTCTTATTAAACATGCTCAGCAGATTCCTTCAGATATCAATCAGATTCAGCCTAACTCTGTTGTGAAT GGCTATATATGTAACTTAATTGAGTCTGGCTGCTTTGTTCGTTTCCTTGGTCATTTAACTGGCTTTGCTCCAAGAAATAAG GCTGCAGATGACCAGAAAGCCAATATTTTGGAAGCCTATTACATTGGGCAATCAGTTCGCAGCAACATATCCAAT GTTAGTAGTGAAACTGGTAGAGTAACGCTATCTCTAAAGCAGACAGCATGTTCTTCAACTGATGCATCATTTATTCAGGACTATTTTCTCATGGATGAAAAG ATTGCCAAGTTGCAGAATTTGGGCTCTGGTGCATCTGATTTGAAGTGGCTTGAAGGATTTAACATTGGTGTGGTTGCAAAAGGGAGAGTTAAGGATGTTACGGATGTTGGACTTGTTCTAAGCTTTGAAAAGTATAGTGACGTTTTTGGTTTTATTACCAATTATCAGT TGGCTGGAACTATTTTGGAGAGTGGCTCCGAAGTGGAAGCATTGGTTGTTGATGTTGCTAAGGCAGAACGACTTGTTGATTTAACTCTAAAACCAGAGTTCTTAAATAGTTATAAAGAAAGTTCCATAAGTCGTACTGACAAGAAG AAACGTAGAAGGGAGGCATCCAAGGAGTTGGTATTGCATCAGACTGTGAAGGCAGTTGTGGAAATtgtgaaagaaaattacatG GTTGTATCAATTCCAGAAAATGGTTATGTGATAGGATATGCATCTATATCGGACTATAACACACAAAGGTTTCCTCATAAACAATACCAAAATGGGCAGAG TGTTATTGCAACTGTTATGGCACTTCCGAGCCCTGAAACATTGGGAAGGTTGCTTTTACTTCTAAATGAGGTCAATGAGACCACCAGTTCTAAAAGATCTAAGAAGTCTAGCTATAAAGTGGGAACTCTGGTTGAGGCAGAG attattgatataaaaatgCTTGAACTGAAAGTGAAGTTTGGATTTGGTCTACACGGCAGGATTCACATAACAGAG GTACATAATGGTAATGATTTGAAAAATCCATTCTCTAGCTACAAAATCGGTCAGACAGTGACTGCAAGGATTGTTGCAAAACCTAATGAAACAGATGGCAACAGGAAGGGCTCACAGTGGGAGCTTTCTGTCAGACCTGAAATGGTTACAG GTTCCAGTGACATAGATGATGTATCTGGAAATCTTGAGTTTATAATTGGTCAAAGTGTGGCTGGTTATGTGAGCAAAGTTGAAAGTGAATGGGTCTGGTTAACAATATCGCGAAATGTGGGGGCTAAGATATATATTCTTGATAGTGCTACTGAACCCAGTGAGCTAGAGGATTTCCAGAATAGATACCTTGTTGGGCAACATGTTTCTGGTCACGTTCTAAGTTTCAACACAGAGAAGAAGCTACTGCGGTTGGTTTTACACCCTTTCTCAACTCTTCTTTGTAGAACAAATGAAGTGccacaaattaatattatggACAAGGATTTAACAGCATATGTTCATGAAGGAGATATATTGGCCGGAAGAGTTAGCAAAATACTTCCAGGTGTTGGTGGATTGCTTGTCCAAATTAGTCCTCGTACATATGGAAAAGTACATTTTACCGAAATTGCAGACACGTGGGTGGATGATCCACTGTCTGGATATCATGAAGGGCAGTTTGTCAAATGTGTAGTTCTTGAAATTACTCACACTGTAAAGGGTACCACTCATTTTGACTTGTCATTGCGATCTTCCAGTGTGAAGCTTTCCCAGGATTCTGCAGATCTTGAGAGCGTTGT GGATGCCAATGGCAAATGTATAGAGAAGATCGAGGATCTAAACCTTGATATGATAGTAAAG GGTTATATTAAGAATGTCACACCAAAGGGTTGCTTCATTATGCTCTCACGAAAGATTGATGCCAAAATTCTTCTATCCAATTTATCGCATGAATATGTTAAAGAACCCGAGAAAGAATTTCCAGTGGGAAAACTGGTATCTGGCAG GGTTATATCTGTGGAGCCTCTTTCAAAACGTGTTGAAGTTACACTGAGGACATCCACAGTTACCAATACTTCCAAATCCGAGATTGTTGATTTTAGTAAATTTCATGTCGGAGATATTATATCTGGCAGGATTAAGCGGGTTGAGTCATTTGGTTTGTTCATAGCAATTGACAACACAAACATG GTTGGATTATGCCATGTATCAGAAATTTCTGATAACCAGATTGAGAATATCGAAGCAAACTATAAAGCTGGAGCGGGAGTAAATGCAAGAATATTAAag GTGGATGAGGAAAGGCACAGAATTTCTTTGGGAATGAAAAATTCATATATGACGGATGGAACTTTACTTCAAATAGCATCCAAGGAAGGATCGGATGAACTTATTGAAGCAGATGGAATGAAGTCTATAACTTCTATGCATAGTTCGCTTGAAACCTCAAATATAGGTTCTGACGATGAAATGAATCAATTCCCAATTCTTTCACGATCTCAAGATAGGGGAGACATTCCACCACTTGACGTTTCTCTGGATGACTTTGATCAAATTGATGTAAATAATGCTAATAGTCACAGTAAAGAGCATGGAAATGAAGAAGTCATTATAcacgaaaaaaataaaaggcgTGAAAAGAGGAAAGCAAAGGAAGAAAG GGAGAAGCAAATAAGGGCAGCCGAGGAGAGATTACTGGAGGAGGATGTACCTAGAACAGCCGATGAGTTTGAAAAGCTGATTAGAAGCTCTCCCAATAGCAGTTTTATCTGGATAAATTACATGGATTTCATGATTTCTATGGCTGATGTGGAGAAAGCCCGCTCAATTGCTGAAAG AGCTCTGATGACCATAAATGTCCGAGAAGAGAACGAGAAGCTTAACATTTGGAAGGCCTACTTTAATTTGGAAAATAAGTATGGCAACCCTAGAGAG GAGGCCGTTATGAAAATATTCCACAGAGCTCTACAATACAACGATCCCAAAAAGGTCTATCTAGCACTCTTGGGAATGTACGAGAGGACCGAACAGCATAATTTAGCCGATGAACTTCTCAATAAAATGGCAAAGAAGTTCAAGCATTCTTGCAAA GTTTGGTTGAGGCGTGTACAAAGTCTTTTGAAGCAAAACCAGGATGGGATCCAACCTCTCATCGATCGAGCTTCGTTATGCCTTCCCAAACATAAGCATATTAAATTTTTCTCTCAGACAGCGATTCTTGAATTCAAAGTTGGCGTTCCAGATCGAGGGCGatctttgtttgaaaaaattcttCGGGAATACCCAAAGAGAACAGACCTATGGAGTGTTTATCTCGATCAA GAAATTCAACATAAAGACGAAGATATAATTCGTGCGCTGTTTGAAAGGGCTGTTAGTCTGAGTCTCCCACCTAAAAAGATGAAG TTCTTGTTCAAGAAGTATCTTGATTATGAGAAATCCCAAGGTGATGATGAACGTATTGAATCTGTGAAGAGGAAAGCAATGGAATATGTTGAGAGCACTATGTCTTGA